The window ggcgtgcgACGGCGCGGCTGGCGCGGGCGAGAGGCGCCATAGCCCTAGGGTTTGTGGCGGCGGCCACCTACAGCAACACAGTAccggggagggaggagaagtGAATCAGTAAGAGGGAGAGGAAATGGGTTTTTATATCTAGGGTTAGACACTTAGACTTAGATGCTTAGATTTGTTGTTGGGCCTTGGGCTGCTTGTATTTTCTGGGCTGAGGCATATGGGTATTTTTAACCCACGGGTTAATGGGTTCGGGTGGATGGAGAACGTTCCAGGACCCGGCCCACCCGATGGGTGACGTTTTAGCCCGATAAGAGACCCATGGGTGCAATATTTGGAATACATTTGACTCCTAATAGAGTAAAAACCTATCGGGTCGCGGGTTATGGGTCCCCGTTGCTATCCCTAGTCGAGGGCACCCATTGTGGATGGCCTCAGGATCAGTTAAGCCAACAGCTTTGCATATGATGGGGATATGACATTGGGGCTTTTGCTTCAGCTTTGTTGGTTTTGCCCCTATCCTATAAAGCCATGGATAAAGgtgaagggaaaaagaaagcaAATAGTTCAGTGGAGTATGACTAGGAATTATGACCCTAGTGCTTGGAAGTTGTTTGCTGAAAATGATCCCTTTGATACTGTTTATTGCAAACTGTGGAGGACACTTCAGCATGAAAGCCTGACAGTTCTTGATGGCCTTTCCTTGAGAAGACATAAATCAAACCCTCGTGCCTATGTTGATGGAGATTGTTTGGTGGCCTTTGCTGTACATACATGTGTTCACGATCACAAGTTCAAATGTTTGGTCGAGTTTCTGCACGTACATATTAACATAGACAGCGTTTAGTTccctttaaacttccaaaagttacgtcacatcaaatatttagacacatgcataaaatattaaatatggaaaaaaaaacaattgtacagtttgcatgtaaattgcgagacgaatctttttagcctaattacGTAATGATTTGACGAtgtaatgctacagtaaacatttactaatgacggattagttaggcttaataaattcatctcgtagtttataggcggaatctgcaatttattttgttattagtctatatttaatacttcaaatatgtgttcgTATACTTTAAACACGACCATACATGTGAAGATAACATAACCTAACAAAGTACACAAATGCTGTAAAGGTCATAATTTTCAAGAAAATTCCGACCGATGATTTCCATTTCTAGAAAAGTTCTGACAGGCGGAGACTTTCCAAACCGTTTTTTTCACCTAGAAGTCTATTTCTTCTACTGATGTGCAATATTTTTACGCGTTCTCGAAAAAAACTTTTCAAACCTTTTTTAACCCTGATTTCTATTTTTTTGTCTATTTACGTTGACTAAAATTCTTCGTAACCAAAtattacctccgtcctaaaatatagctattttagCACAGTGACTTGTtccaaaatgaagctatttttttACCTACCATtttctctcaaccaatcacaaccgttctcttcacctactttctcttcttTATCAATCACAACCCTTCTCTAATCATTTGTATCTACTTTTTTCATATACGTGTctattttaaaaatgtttacATTTTAGAACAGATGAAATAGTAAGatcaggtacaatagcaggttataaatcagctataaacatattttaagaagatgaTAGACGAGAGAGaacagctgtagcacggactctaagatacagtgtgtgtatgacaggtgggaccatgtattaatagtgtaacatgtaactattgtataaattgattATTAAGTTGACTAGAGATTATTTAGGGCtaatagttagctatactaaTGTTATTACTCTAATCCTCAAGATTCACATGTTGCAGCGCGAGTTCCTGGGATGAACcctttttttcatcacattcaCGCATATGGTCAGCAGggtgagcgagcgagcgagcaagCAGCAGGGGGATCCATCGATCCGTCCGAATATGCTCTGCTCTGCTTTGCTTTGCGGTGGGCATCGGGAGGCGCGCCGCCTTTTGGGGTTTTTGGTGGCGCGCACATCGCCGTGCCCGACTGCCCGTGCAGTGCATGCAAAGCGACAGAAAAACCACAGCGGGGGGGTACTCCCCCTTTTCGCTGGAGCCGCGGGACTCATGGCATGGGCGGGCGCCCGCGGCGAGCGGAGCGGAGCGGGGACCAAAACACCGGAGGAAAACGtcgcgctcgcgctcgcgctACTGCAACTGCACGATCATCGTCAGTTCCCCCACACGGCCAcacccgcgcacgcgcgcggtccTACTCCTCCTGCACCGCACCCAGGAAGGAGCCACTGCTCGGCTACCCCGGGCGGCTCACCGACGAAAATTTCATTAAACTTCTATATTgttataaataaatttatgatGAAATTTCTATAACAAATTACTTATATATTGTTATAGAAATTTAATTAGTTATAATGTAGTTTTGTCCGCACTCAAAAATCTTTCTAGCTCCATCACTTACTGTGCCCCGTTTTTGTTGCACCTCCATTCTGAAATagtgttttcttttttcccttagTAACTTCTACTCTCTTATTTTTCATgcacatattttacaaaacacTAGATGATAGcatgttttcttaaaaaaatattgaaaaaataattttataaattatattaatccattgttaagtttttaagctaatacttaattattcaCGTACTAATCTACCGCTCCATTTTAAGGTCGAGGAAAAGGATTCCCAACTTACTCAAAGGAAAACAACCATAATACCCTACTTTATTAAAACCCAATACAACTATTCTCAACTTTATCTACTCTTAGAGTCCAAGTGCATTTGTTCCCTGCTTTCACAATTGCTACTGCCTTTGTTTCgggttataaaacgttttgactctgcttcaagtttgactaagtttgtaggaaaaaataataacattttcatcCCAAGACTTATTCTACAACGGAGGGGTAGCCTTTTAGCTACACGTGAAACAAATAAATCATTAACGAATGATTAATTGAGTAGTACAACCTCCGTTTCATACAATAAactgtttcatttttttctaagtcaaaagtttttaggtttaactaaatttaagaaaaatataatattaatttTAACAGAACAAAGAAAATTGTTTCTATATTAGatgtaataaaactaatttagtactaTAAAGTgcttctatttttttataaacttagtcaaacttttaagaagttttgacttataaatgtcaaagcgacttataaaaTGAAACGAAGGGATTATTAGCTGCTCCCTTCATCTAAAAATATAGGTCTCGGATTGGACACAAAATAAGTGGCGTGGGTTCAATCCGATATAACGatactaggttgctatatatattttagaataggTGAAATATTACAAATTCAAAAAATAAGTTTATTCTTTTAGAAAGAAaacatttatataaaaagttctTGAAAAGAATACACTGGCTAGAACTTCAGGAAGAGTGCTCATGGAAAACGAGAAAATTGCTAAATCCTAGTAATTCAGTACCCAACAGGCAATAAGACTAAGACCGAGTTCTTTTCAGCAACTCGaaacggtgtttttttaaaaaaaaattatatagtacAACACATACACTCACAAtacacgcacactcacccctatgaacgcacgcatGTAATCCCTACCTCTATAAACATCTTCGAATACTGGGCTGATAAATCCTTTGGGATTGACGAAGTCAACCGAACTTAACGTACCGTTTTGTgaaataaatatagtataatgtattatctctatcctaaaatataacaacttttggctatgaatctggTCACACATTTAGCCAGATTCAtaactaaaaatacttatatttgggacggagggagtatatattttaaaaattataattgttaCCCTTGCTAATCACCCCGTCTCATTTCGCGTGCGAGCTGAACGGCTCAAACGAACGTGCCTAAATCAAGTTTAAACCAAGCTCAAAATAAATATAGATTCACCGCCGTTCGTCGGCAACCGTTTAATTATCACGGTTACTGATAAATTTGATAGGGATATGCCTTTCGACTATCGTTCGCATTTTGAAACCCTGGTCTGAGTTGTCATTTTCTCACAGTGCTAAAGTCAACACCAAATGTCCAATGCTGTCCATCTATTTTTATTCGGAATATATGTGTTTTGAatactaccttcgtcccaaaatactcGTCGCtttgggttggtttggtttgtggcctaaataggccttaccaaattttgtcaatgccaaattctggtaagttttggcatgactaattttggtaaggtaaaattatgtttggattgaagtaaaaatagcctaagttcactattgaaatggcctattttattaggcatgccaaaatttggcttcaaaccaaatagacactaaacactattgaaattgccaaatattggtaagtctaatttaggcctcaaacaAAACCAGCcctttaagtttttgtttgtaacttttgattattcgtcttattcaaaaaattacgaaattattatttattttttggctttattatcaaaagcactttaagtataacttatctttttttatatttataatatttttttaaataagacgaatgataaaaaaaaagttagagtGATAACtaatttaggacggaggtaataCATACGAAATATGAGCCAGAAAAGGCCAGCCAAATTTGTGGGCAGGGATATGGGGGAATCTTCTTGAGATTGCCCATCATCTATAAGCATCTAGAGACATCCTATCCAAATTTGTACCACCATAACCTTTCCTTTTACATAAGGCATACGAATGCATATTATTGAGAGCACCACACCAACTAGGCTACTTATATAGGTCACTGCATAAGAGGAGATAAAGGCATGAGCTTTTGTTAAGCACCTTCATTCGTTTTCAATCTACATGAAATTTTGGTCAGGTGGGTCGAGCCATGGTGTATGTTGACGTGCCAAATCAGTGGGAGCAATGCGCATTAACTGAGCCgattacaaaatatatttaaaaatactcaatatatttttatttatctcctatccatttcaaaatgtaagACTTGGTCCCGTTCGTTTCTGTACTGAAAAAAGTGGATCAAAATTTGGATATGTGTGACActcttttcaaattgctaaacggtgtgtttcgtaaAAAGCTTTCAATATgaaagttactctaaaatatcatattaatttatttcaaGTTTGTTTGGTACGTAAATATtaagattaagaaaaaaaatcacgttTCAGATCCCAGTGATCAAATTCTTCTCACGGACTGATTGGCTAAAAAACGTATGGATTTTTACGCGTTGAAATAAGTACACTAGAAATGCTTATACtatgatacaaattttaaataacagaaatacttatattttggaacactAAACTAAGACATACTAATATGCATTGTTTAGGGGCTTATATGAGAAATTTCAAAAAACGAGGGCAAAACAACGAAGCAACGAAAACGATAAACATGGAGCGGAGAAAGCGAGCGCGCATCGGCGCCACCCCGACAAATGGCGATAGAGCCCAAATCCAAACCAAACtcaaactaaaaaaacaaatcccaCCGAAAACGATATAAAATTCGAGCGAGGGCCAAAGCGAAAAGCCGCCGAATCCACGCCATTTCCCACCCAAATTCCACCCGAATTCCAAACCCCACCAAATATAAATCAAATCCCAACGTGACCTCCCCCGCGGCCGCGGCCTGCTTcacgcctccctcctcctcgccgcctcgccgcctcgcctcgcctcgcctcgcctccaccGCCTCTACTaaaccctccgccgccgccgccgccgcggtgatcACCGGCGGCCGAGGTAAGCCGCCGCTCTGACGCTCCCTCTTGACGGACGGCGCGTTTGGTCTCGCCGCCTTTGGCGTTCCGTGTTTTTATCTTCGCCCGGATTCCGGatggattttgattttgattttttttttgtttctgtttcCCCCAAATACCCGGGGCCTTGTTTGGGTTCGTGGAGATAAACGCGTAGTAGGCGGAGTTGCTGCGGGCGccgcctcttttttttcttgttcctCTTTTGTCAAATGGACAGTTCGTTGGTTGTCGTTGGCGCGGTGGAGTTGGATttgtgggatttttttttctcgggcTTAATGCAAGTGGTGGTTAAACAATTTGCTTCAACGCTATCACTGAACTTAGAATGTACCAAAAAGATCCAAACAGTTTGATTTAATGTTATTTTACTAACAATTTGGGGGGGAGGCTGCACCTGTTAGTGCTTACCAGGACTATACTTTTGGGGATTTTTAAGGAGTTTACATCTGTACTGAGTTCATAATTATCTGTACTGAGTTCATAATTATCTGTACCGAGTTCATAATTCATAGTTCAAGTTGTACTTGCAGTACAGAAGTTTGTGCTGGATTATGAGAAGCTATTATTATATCTTACCAATTGGCTGTAAAATATAGCATGGACATATGACCATCTAAATTTATGTTGGTTTTTGGTTGTTCCTGGGACAGGGATGGAGCAGAATGGAGAGAACCATCTCAAAGATCCACTTCTTCAGGCAGATGGAGGCGGCTCCGGTGCTTCTCCCGCCGGGGCGTCGCCGCGGAAGGAGAGGAAGACGAGGAAGGTCATGTTCAATGTCCGGGGGATCTCGTGTGCTTCGTGCGCCGTGTCGATAGAGACGGTGGTGGCTGGCCTCAAGGGAGTCGAGAGCGTCTCGGTTTCGCCGCTTCAGGGCCAAGCTGTTGTCCAGTACAGACCAGAGGAAGCCGATGTAAGATTGCCTTGAGCTGACGGTCTTGTTCTCAACTGCACTAGATTTCCCCAGCATGGGAGGGACAATTTTGGGTGTTTCTCATCATGGGGCAAAATAGGATTTAGGATTCAATGCATATCTATATTGTCCTTATTCAAGTTATTGTGGGCCAGTTCTCTATTTGACTAGGAGTATATGTCTGCAACTCTGCATGAATTTAATTCCAGCAATATGGTGGTTTTGAATTCCAGGAGCTGAATTTTATCCTGTAGATGTCATGATTTAGGTAATTAGGATacatgaaaattttgatttcaGCTTTATATTGGTCATTCATATAAGGTCCACGAGTAAGTACTACGAACCAGTGACTATCTTAACAATCTTTTTTGTCAGCGTGGGCCAAACCCTTGACAATGACTGTGCAATCATATGATGACCTTTATACCTCATCGAGTTCATGTTCTCCAGGCCTGGAATATTGAATTACTTCGCAATCATATGATCTTTTTTACCTCTTACTCAGAAATTTTTACTAGCAGTTTGGTTCGAATCAGTATTTATCAAGGTTCTAAAAATTGGTAACTGGTACTTGACAGTTAGTGACCATATAGCCTGTGATGTCAAGTTCAGGCTCATGTAGTCTCATGTTCTTTGTATACAGTTGCCATCATGCAATTGCCAGTTAGGCTGTATAGTCACTAATGAGTGCACCAACTGGTAACTTTTGTCTGCATGGACATGCTTTCAGTTCACTAAACTCATGTATATTTCAAGTTGCACTCATGAAGTAATGACAGGATATTTTACGGTTTGGCATTATTTTCCATCTGTTCTCAGTTTGGATTCTTATTCTTCCAGGCAAGAACCATAAAAGAAGCTATCGAAGGCCTCAATTTCGAGGTCGATGAACTTCAAGAACAGGAAATTGCTGTATGCAGACTCCAGATAAAAGGAATGGCATGTACAAGCTGCTCGGAATCTGTGGAGCGAGCACTTCAGATGGTACCTGGAGTGAAGAAAGCTGCAGTGGGACTTGCCCTAGAGGAAGCTAAAGTCCATTTTGATCCAAATATCACAAGTCGTGATCTTATAATTGAGGCTATTGAAGATGCTGGATTTGGAGCTGATCTCATTAGTTCCGGGGATGATGTGAACAAAGTCCACCTAAAACTAGAGGGTGTGAGTTCCCCAGAAGACATCAAACTCATTCAGTCAAGACTGGAATCTGTCGAAGGTGTGAATAACGTGGAATGTGACACAGCGGGACAGACAATAATAGTTGCATATGATCCTGATGTCACTGGCCCACGATTACTTATTCAGTGCATTCAGGATGCTGCACAGCCCCCTAAATACTTCAATGCTAGCTTGTATTCACCACCAAAGCAAAGAGAGGCAGAGCGCCATCATGAAATTAGGAATTACAGGAATCAATTTCTTTGGAGTTGCCTGTTTTCTGTGCCTGTATTCATGTTCTCCATGGTTCTGCCAATGATTTCTCCTTTTGGGGATTGGCTGTTTTACAAAGTATGCAATAACATGACGATAGGTATGCTATTACGGTGGTTGCTGTGTTCTCCAGTTCAGTTCATTATTGGTTGGAGGTACAATCCCATCTCTCGAACAGCTTCTTCTTGATGTTGTTTCATGTTCCTTATCTCAAGTCTTTTGTTTATTGTATTTAGCCTAAATATAATGTTGCCTTCGTTTGTTTCCTTCATTGCACACATGCACTATAAATCATGTGTGGTTATTCACTATGTGTTATTTTACTGACAGATTTTATGTTGGAGCTTATCATGCGCTAAAACGAGGATACTCGAACATGGACGTGCTTGTTGCTTTGGGGACAAATGCTGCATACTTCTATTCTGTGTATATAGTTCTGAAGGCACTAACATCAGAGTCATTTGAAGGACAGGATTTCTTCGAAACTAGTGCTATGTTGATATCTTTTATATTGCTGGGGAAATATCTGGAGGTGGTGGCCAAAGGAAAGACATCAGATGCTTTGTCGAAGTTGACTGAACTTGCACCAGAAACAGCTTGTCTTCTTACTTTGGACAAAGATGGAAATGCCATTTCAGAAACGGAGATCAGCACTCAGTTACTTCAGAGAAATGATGTCATTAAGATTGTCCCTGGGGAAAAAGTCCCTGTTGATGGTGTTGTCATCAAAGGCCAAAGTCATGTGAATGAAAGTATGATAACTGGTGAAGCAAGGCCCATTGCAAAGAAACCAGGAGACAAGGTTGGTATTTTTTGGATCCTGATTGTATTTGCTCTTGTTATGAACTAGTATCCTGATGGTTCAATTGACTTGTTTTTAACAGGTTATTGGTGGTACTGTAAATGACAATGGTTGTATAATTGTTAAGGTCACTCATGTTGGGTCAGAAACAGCTTTGTCACAGATAGTTCAGTTAGTTGAAGCTGCTCAACTTGCAAGGGCTCCAGTTCAGAAGTTGGCAGATAGGATTTCACGGTTTTTTGTCCCAACGGTAGGTTCGCTTGTTTTCTCCTGCAAATTCCCTTCGTGCTATTTCCCACCAGCGTTTACAAAATTGCAACATTGC of the Oryza sativa Japonica Group chromosome 2, ASM3414082v1 genome contains:
- the LOC4328616 gene encoding copper-transporting ATPase HMA4; amino-acid sequence: MEQNGENHLKDPLLQADGGGSGASPAGASPRKERKTRKVMFNVRGISCASCAVSIETVVAGLKGVESVSVSPLQGQAVVQYRPEEADARTIKEAIEGLNFEVDELQEQEIAVCRLQIKGMACTSCSESVERALQMVPGVKKAAVGLALEEAKVHFDPNITSRDLIIEAIEDAGFGADLISSGDDVNKVHLKLEGVSSPEDIKLIQSRLESVEGVNNVECDTAGQTIIVAYDPDVTGPRLLIQCIQDAAQPPKYFNASLYSPPKQREAERHHEIRNYRNQFLWSCLFSVPVFMFSMVLPMISPFGDWLFYKVCNNMTIGMLLRWLLCSPVQFIIGWRFYVGAYHALKRGYSNMDVLVALGTNAAYFYSVYIVLKALTSESFEGQDFFETSAMLISFILLGKYLEVVAKGKTSDALSKLTELAPETACLLTLDKDGNAISETEISTQLLQRNDVIKIVPGEKVPVDGVVIKGQSHVNESMITGEARPIAKKPGDKVIGGTVNDNGCIIVKVTHVGSETALSQIVQLVEAAQLARAPVQKLADRISRFFVPTVVVAAFLTWLGWFVAGQFDIYPREWIPKAMDSFELALQFGISVLVVACPCALGLATPTAVMVATGKGASQGVLIKGGNALEKAHKVKAIIFDKTGTLTVGKPSVVQTKVFSKIPLLELCDLAAGAEANSEHPLSKAIVEYTKKLREQYGSHSDHIMESKDFEVHPGAGVSANVEGKLVLVGNKRLMQEFEVPISSEVEGHMSETEELARTCVLVAIDRTICGALSVSDPLKPEAGRAISYLSSMGISSIMVTGDNWATAKSIAKEVGIGTVFAEIDPVGKAEKIKDLQMKGLTVAMVGDGINDSPALAAADVGLAIGAGTDVAIEAADIVLMRSSLEDVITAIDLSRKTLSRIRLNYVWALGYNVLGMPVAAGVLFPFTGIRLPPWLAGACMAASSVSVVCSSLLLQLYKKPLHVEEVAAGPKNDPDLV